One window from the genome of Tachypleus tridentatus isolate NWPU-2018 chromosome 11, ASM421037v1, whole genome shotgun sequence encodes:
- the LOC143232255 gene encoding uncharacterized protein LOC143232255 isoform X2 — protein MFRTATARGKAEQANVFAIHAKEDSDFARKVAKQFAPEFHQPENELLKVNLDENRHNQETNTTRRPSTTVPNKQAQERTHSLYLHQGNVSQEYLALNPGEHVHTEQVTSDALTMNIDRYDSSKSQVPFHENTLAKESYQANQKPMNYLEPSFTSTGNGAFTRNSQGSFRHQRKPSYREIESKYTMRQVATENLDQYSLEHEQFKTRARSSQSPNQLSIHKLQTVQPPLNTTQHPRTLHSGLYS, from the exons atgttcagaACAGCGACAGCTCGAGGTAAAGCAGAACAAGCTAATGTTTTTGCGATACACGCTAAGGAAGATTCTGACTTTGCACGGAAAGTAGCAAAACAGTTCGCCCCAGAGTTTCACCAGCCAG AGAATGAATTACTCAAAGTAAATCTAGATGAAAATAGACACAATCAGGAAACCAATACAACACGAAGACCATCAACTACGGTGCCAAATAAACAAGCTCAAGAGAGAACTCATTCTCTATACCTCCACCAGGGTAATGTTTCTCAGGAATATTTAGCACTGAATCCAGGAGAACACGTACATACAGAACAGGTAACTTCAGACGCTTTAACAATGAACATTGATCGATATGATAGTAGCAAATCTCAAGTTCCATTTCACGAAAATACTCTAGCGAAAGAAAGTTATCAAGCCAATCAGAAACCCATGAATTATTTAGAACCGTCATTTACATCAACGGGCAATGGAGCATTCACTCGAAATTCACAAGGTTCTTTTCGGCACCAAAGAAAACCCAGCTATAGAGAAATAGAAAGTAAATATACCATGCGCCAGGTAGCAACTGAGAACCTTGACCAGTACTCTCTCGAACATGAACAATTTAAGACTCGTGCTCGTTCTAGCCAGTCTCCAAATCAATTGAGTATACACaaattacaaaccgttcaacctCCTTTGAACACTACACAACATCCCCGTACGCTACACTCCGGACTGTACTCCTGA
- the LOC143232255 gene encoding uncharacterized protein LOC143232255 isoform X1 has product MFRTATARGKAEQANVFAIHAKEDSDFARKVAKQFAPEFHQPVENELLKVNLDENRHNQETNTTRRPSTTVPNKQAQERTHSLYLHQGNVSQEYLALNPGEHVHTEQVTSDALTMNIDRYDSSKSQVPFHENTLAKESYQANQKPMNYLEPSFTSTGNGAFTRNSQGSFRHQRKPSYREIESKYTMRQVATENLDQYSLEHEQFKTRARSSQSPNQLSIHKLQTVQPPLNTTQHPRTLHSGLYS; this is encoded by the exons atgttcagaACAGCGACAGCTCGAGGTAAAGCAGAACAAGCTAATGTTTTTGCGATACACGCTAAGGAAGATTCTGACTTTGCACGGAAAGTAGCAAAACAGTTCGCCCCAGAGTTTCACCAGCCAG TAGAGAATGAATTACTCAAAGTAAATCTAGATGAAAATAGACACAATCAGGAAACCAATACAACACGAAGACCATCAACTACGGTGCCAAATAAACAAGCTCAAGAGAGAACTCATTCTCTATACCTCCACCAGGGTAATGTTTCTCAGGAATATTTAGCACTGAATCCAGGAGAACACGTACATACAGAACAGGTAACTTCAGACGCTTTAACAATGAACATTGATCGATATGATAGTAGCAAATCTCAAGTTCCATTTCACGAAAATACTCTAGCGAAAGAAAGTTATCAAGCCAATCAGAAACCCATGAATTATTTAGAACCGTCATTTACATCAACGGGCAATGGAGCATTCACTCGAAATTCACAAGGTTCTTTTCGGCACCAAAGAAAACCCAGCTATAGAGAAATAGAAAGTAAATATACCATGCGCCAGGTAGCAACTGAGAACCTTGACCAGTACTCTCTCGAACATGAACAATTTAAGACTCGTGCTCGTTCTAGCCAGTCTCCAAATCAATTGAGTATACACaaattacaaaccgttcaacctCCTTTGAACACTACACAACATCCCCGTACGCTACACTCCGGACTGTACTCCTGA
- the LOC143232258 gene encoding uncharacterized protein LOC143232258, producing the protein MDATSEGQLHRSHGLHIWSYLKYHLLGGIPILLVLGCCIYYCLCHKKRCGKEGLIHPRQNPTNYHSCGVSPENCAQVGGQWSVSHETNSLLPSCHGCHGNLTPVLNFPHCPTTVPPPPYSLLPENVAIDSVYPQIPSTPPGEPSAPPAMNEDEPQTSTLREIETSRIRRSRFSWFKRGRQSREEPVIAV; encoded by the coding sequence ATGGATGCCACCAGTGAAGGACAACTACACCGTTCCCATGGCTTACACATTTGGAGTTATCTTAAATACCACTTATTGGGAGGCATTCCAATTTTATTAGTCTTGGGCTGTtgcatttattattgtttgtgtcaTAAGAAGAGATGTGGAAAGGAAGGACTAATCCATCCAAGACAAAATCCAACTAATTATCATTCTTGTGGTGTTTCTCCAGAAAACTGTGCTCAAGTAGGTGGTCAGTGGTCTGTAAGTCATGAGACTAATTCTCTCTTACCTAGCTGTCATGGATGTCATGGTAATCTAACACCTGTTTTGAACTTTCCACATTGTCCAACTACTGTCCCACCTCCACCATATAGTCTTCTTCCAGAAAATGTGGCAATAGATTCAGTGTACCCACAAATACCATCGACACCACCTGGAGAACCTTCAGCACCACCTGCTATGAATGAAGATGAGCCTCAAACATCAACTTTGAGAGAGATTGAAACATCAAGGATAAGAAGATCTAGATTTTCTTGGTTTAAAAGAGGAAGACAATCAAGAGAAGAGCCGGTTATTGCAGTATAA